In Quercus robur chromosome 11, dhQueRobu3.1, whole genome shotgun sequence, the following proteins share a genomic window:
- the LOC126705063 gene encoding SART-1 family protein DOT2-like, with product MANKKREERLNKNSESVSEVLSWVNRSRKLKEKRIAEKEKALRLSKIFLEQDNVGQGDSEDEEESHSTAHDLAGVKVLHGIDKVVEGGAVVLTLKDQNILADGDINEEIDMLENVELGEQKQRDEVYKAAKKKTGIYEDKFNDDPSAEKKMLPQYDDPTADEGLALDERGRFSGEAEKKLQELRKRLEGASNNIHFEDLNAIGKITSDYYTQEEMLNLKKPKKKKSLRKKEKLDLDVLEAEALSSGLRVEDLGSWNDARRQAIKEEQERVEADLRKNAYQSAYAKADEASKSLQMEQILPVKLEEDENPVFADEDDDLYKSLERARKLALKKQEEEAASGPQAIARLATTASSQTTEDINPTTGKSQENKVVFTEMEEFVWGLQLDEARKPENEDVFMQEDEEPRVSDEEVKDEAGGWTEVKDVSKDEHLADEDMEEIVPDEAIHEVAIGKWLSGALKLLKDRGTLKESIEWGGRNMDKKKSKLVGIVDDDEPKEPRSSALVDFKKEIRIERTDEFERIVSASLNQPIISYFFSLAQMASPSHTHIQMSVT from the exons ATGGCAAATAA gaaaagagaagaaagattgAACAAAAATTCTGAAAGTGTTTCTGAAGTTTTGTCATGGGTCAATCGGAGCCGTAAGCTCAAGGAGAAAAGGATTGCTGAAAAGGAGAAAGCATTGCGGCTCTCAAAGATTTTTCTGGAACAG GACAATGTTGGTCAAGGAGATAgtgaagatgaggaagaaagCCACAGTACTGCGC ATGATCTGGCAGGAGTTAAAGTTCTTCATGGCATTGACAAAGTAGTGGAAGGTGGGGCAGTTGTTTTAACACTAAAAGATCAGAATATACTTGCAGATGGTGACATCAATGAAG AGATTGATATGCTTGAGAATGTTGAACTTGGAGAACAAAAGCAGCGAGATGAGGTTTACAAGGCTGCAAAGAAGAAAACAGGGATCTATGAGGATAA GTTTAATGATGATCCCAGTGCAGAGAAGAAAATGTTGCCACAGTATGATGACCCCACTGCAGATGAG GGGTTAGCTTTGGATGAAAGAGGACGTTTCTCTGGCGAAGCAGAGAAAAAACTTCAAGAG CTTCGTAAAAGGTTAGAGGGTGCTTCCAATAACATTCACTTTGAAGATCTCAATGCAATTGGGAAGATCACATCAGATTACTATACTCAAGAAGAAATGCTTAACCTTAAAAAgcccaagaaaaagaaatcctTGCGGAAGAAAGAGAAGTTGGATTTGGATGTGCTTGAAGCAGAAGCTCTCTCTTCAGGCTTGAGAGTTGAGGATCTTGGCTCTTGGAATGATGCAAGGAGGCAAGCCATCAAAGAGGAGCAAGAAAGAGTAGAGGCTGACTTGAGAAAAAATGCATACCAGTCAGCTTATGCTAAAGCCGATGAGGCATCAAAATCACTGCAGATGGAACAAATTCTTCCTGTTAAATTAGAGGAAGATGAGAATCCTGTTTTTgcagatgaagatgatgatctTTATAAATCTTTAGAAAGAGCAAGGAAATTGGCTCTTAAAAAGCAAGAGGAGGAGGCAGCATCTGGTCCTCAAGCAATTGCACGTCTTGCCACTACTGCCAGCAGTCAAACTACAGAAGATATAAACCCCACAACTGGAAAGTCGCAAGAAAACAAGGTTGTCTTTACAGAGATGGAGGAGTTTGTTTGGGGTCTCCAGCTTGATGaag CCCGTAAGCCTGAAAATGAAGATGTTTTTATGCAAGAAGATGAAGAGCCAAGAGTTTCCGATGAAGAAGTAAAAGATGAGGCTGGTGGATGGACTGAAGTTAAAGATGTCAGTAAAGATGAGCACCTTGCGGATGAGGACATGGAGGAGATAGTTCCAGATGAAGCTATCCATGAAGTTGCAATAGGGAAATGGTTATCAGGTGCGCTGAAGCTGCTTAAAGATCGAGGAACACTTAAAGAAAGCATCGAGTGGGGTGGTAGAAACATGGACAAGAAGAAGAGCAAACTCGTGGGTATTGTAGATGATGATGAACCAAAGGAGCCTCGTTCATCCGCTCTAGTCGATTTTAAAAAGGAGATTCGCATTGAGCGGACAGATGAATTTGAGCGAATTGTAAGTGCTTCACTTAACCAGCCaatcatttcttattttttttctttagcacaaaTGGCCTCTCCCTCCCACACACATATACAGATGTCAGTTACATAA